A genome region from Trichosurus vulpecula isolate mTriVul1 chromosome 5, mTriVul1.pri, whole genome shotgun sequence includes the following:
- the TAC3 gene encoding tachykinin-3 — MRTTLLLMAILVLGVGRSCQAVCEESQEQGAFGGGHSKKVLDLYQLPPSLLRRLYNSRSLSLDGLLRLLSKTSVDPKETMDFQKRDMHDFFVGLMGKRNIQSEPPMEVNPENFPGFGDPKYSTNSE, encoded by the exons ATGAGAACCACACTGCTGCTCATGGCTATTCTGGTCCTGGGTGTTGGAAGGAGCTGCCAAGCTGTTTGTGAGGAATCCCAGGAACAAGGGGCATTTGGTGGGGGCCACAGCAAG AAGGTCTTGGATCTCTACCAGCTCCCTCCGTCCCTGCTCCGGAGGCTGTATAATAGCCGATCTCTCTCTCTGGATGGGTTGCTGAGGCTGCTGAGCAAGACAAGTGTGG ATCCTAAGGAGACCATGGATTTCCAGAAAC GTGACATGCATGACTTCTTTGTGGGGCTCATGGGGAAGAGGAATATACAGTCAG AACCACCTATGGAGGTGAACCCAGAAAACTTCCCTGGTTTTGGTGACCCCAAGTATTCCACCAATTCAGAATGA